GACATGGTGACGGGTGAGCAGAAACAAACCACTATGTGGATGCGCCATGAAGGTGGTCATAATAAATGGCGCGATGGCAGCGGCCAGCTGAAAACCCAAAGCAATCGCTATGTTCTGCAACTGGGAGGCGATATCGCGCAGTGGGGCCAAAACGGCAGCGACCGCTGGCATGTTGGGGTCATGGCGGGATATGGCAACAGCGACAGCAAAACCATTTCCTCGCGAACCGGTTATCGTGCAAAAGCGAGTGTGAACGGATATAGCACCGGCCTGTATGCCACCTGGTATGCCGATGACGAATCGCATAATGGCGCGTATCTCGACAGTTGGGCGCAGTACAGCTGGTTTGATAACACAGTGAAAGGTGATGATTTACAAAGTGAATCCTATAAATCAAAAGGATTTACCGCTTCACTGGAAGCTGGATACAAACACAAATTAGCTGAATTTAATGGCAGCCAGGGAACGCGTAATGAATGGTATGTTCAGCCACAAGCTCAGGTTACCTGGATGGGTGTCAAAGCCGATAAGCACCGCGAAAGCAACGGTACTCTTGTTGATAGCAGCGGTGATGGCAACATTCAAACACGACTTGGCGTAAAAACCTGGCTGAAGAGCCATCATAAAATGGATGACGGTAAATCCCGCGAGTTCCAGCCGTTTGTAGAAGTGAACTGGCTGCATAACAGTAAGGATTTCAGTACCAGCATGGATGGCGTGTCAGTCACTCAGGATGGAGCCCGAAATATTGCCGAGATAAAAACGGGTGTGGAAGGACAGCTAAATGCCAACCTGAATGTCTGGGGAAATGTGGGCGTTCAGGTTGCTGATAAGGGATATAATGACACCTCAGCAATGATTGGCGTTAAGTGGCAATTCTGATCTGAATAATAAGTAAAAGGAGAGAGCCGAATGGGTACCAATTCGGCTCTCTGTGTCATTTTCTTGCAGCCAGCTTTTCCTGCCAGAGTGAAGACAAGCAGATTAAGCTGGCGCACAAGATTTAATCAAGGTGTGTTAAATGGCTTCGCATGATTTGAGTGTTTTTTTGGAAGAGTTCGGCGCAACGGTGAATTTGACGTTGCCTGGTATTGTGTCCGAAAAAGAACGGCTTTTACTCAAGCTGCTAATGGAGGGGATGTCGGTTACAGAAATCTCACAGTACAGAAATCGCAGTGCAAAGACAATTTCACATCAAAAGAAGCAGTTGTATGAGAAATTAGGCATCCAGAGTGATATTACCTTCTGGCGGGATATCTTTTTTCAGTATCACCCGCAGGTAACCACCGCCACGGGAAATAAAAATAAAATTTATCTTCCTGACAACCGTTGTCACCATATTGTCACACCTGAAGCCATCAGTCTGGCGCTGGAAAACCATGAATTCAAACCATGGATCCAACCGGTATTTTGTGCTCAGACAGGAGTACTGACAGGTTGTGAAGTGCTTGTTCGCTGGGAACATCCGCAAACGGGAATCATCCCGCCGGATCAATTTATTCCTCTGGCGGAGTCATCTGGTCTTATTGTCATAATGACCCGCCAGTTGATGAAACAGACTGCGGATATTCTGATGCCGGTAAAACATTTGCTGCCGGACAACTTCCATATTGGTATCAACGTCTCGGCGGGCTGTTTTTTGGCTGCGGGATTTGAAAAAGAGTGTCTGAACCTGGTTAAGAAATTAGGTAACGATAAAATCAAGCTGGTTCTTGAGCTGACGGAACGTAACCCCATTCCGGTAACGCCAGAAGCCAGAGCGATATTTGATAGCCTTCATCAGCACAATATTACCTTTGCGCTGGATGACTTTGGTACGGGTTATGCGACCTATCGTTACTTGCAGGCGTTCCCGGTCGATTTTATTAAGATCGATAAGTCATTTGTGCAAATGGCGAGCGTGGACGAAATCTCCGGTCATATTGTCGACAACATTGTCGAACTGGCGCGTAAGCCTGGTCTGAGTATCGTAGCGGAAGGGGTAGAAACCCAAGAGCAGGCGGATTTAATGATCGGTAAAGGCGTTCACTTTTTGCAGGGCTATTTGTACTCCCCGCCAGTTCCGGGTAATAAATTTATCTCTGAATGGGTAATGAAAGCAGGTGGTTGATGTAAACCGCTATTCACAGCGCATCGGGAGGTTGGCAGCGATTAATTCTCCCGATGCAGTAAATCCTGATAAATCTCCGTTAATATCCCTTTAGGCGTAAATTGTTTTTTAACCCACTGCGTCACCTGACCGGTGGCAGAGTGCTGGGTTGCGAGTAACATGCGTGAATCCTGGCGCGGATTATGAATTTGTCGGGTAACCAGCAGGGATTGCGCCATTGCCTCACGGACCATGTAATCCGGCAAAAAACCAATCCCTTCACCTAAAATCTGGCACTGACATTTGGTGTTAAAATCTGGCACCAGAATCGACTCCTGCCCATGCAGCAACCAGCCCACCTTTTTATTAATCGTATGCGCGGTGTCTTCCACCATGATATTGGGGTAGAGACGTAGCTGACTTTCAGCGATTGGCTCCGGCACAAAGGCTAACGGGTGATTCGGGGCGATAGCAAAAGCCCAGCGAATCGCACCAATCTCCGTGTAATCAATACCGCCACCGTCCAGCAGTGTGTCGGGGGCGCCAATAGCGATGTTCGCCTGATTATTAATAATCGCATCCCAGACACCGTTATACACTTCGGTGGTGACGGTAATCTGGCAGGTTGGAAATTGCTTTTTCAGCACCTGCAATAAGCGCGCGGTGTGTTTGGGCGTATAAAGCAGCTGATTAATACAAATGCGCACACGTGCTTCTATGCCCTGCGAAATAGTATCGATGCTACGTTTGATGGCATAAAAATCATTCAGCAGGTCGGTAGCTTTGCGGAAAAAATAACGCCCGGACTCCGTTAACTCAATGCTGCGGGTACTGCGAGTGAACAGCACCACATCCAGCCCCGTCTCCATACGCTTGATGGTGTAGCTAATGGCGGAAGTGGTTAAACCCAACTCTTCTGCCGCTTTACTGAAGCTGCCAAAACGCGCAGCGGTAGTAAATGCCAACAGATTCTCTTCGGTAAAAATTGAGTTCATTAAACCATTCCCGCCATTATCTAATATGAATTTCTCCAGCTATGACTGTAGAGGTATCGGTTAAAGATAGATAATCATTTTTGAATAACTTTTAATACCCGTCGCGTTTAGTCGTCGCTTCGCTTAATTTTTGTCCGCCATATTCTGAAATTATCCCCACGCAGTTACCCGCCAGAAAACCCAGTAACGTCACCGTCCAGTTCATCCCGCTGGCAAAAAACAGCGTCATGCCGAGAAAGCCACCGGGAATAAATGACAGTAACCAGAAACGCCCTTGCCAGACCACTACCGCCGAGAAGGGTACAGTCGTAATCACGCTCGCCCAGAACGCGGACAGTCCACTTACAGAGGCCAGCCAACCGGCAGCCAGCGCGGCGAAAAACGCCCACACCATCCCGGAATAATTAACCGCCAGGCTTTTGATAAACCCCGATTTACCGCCGCCTGCGGCATAAAAACTGCAAAATGCGACGAAGCCAATGGTTCCTAATAATTCCCATCCCTGAGAGAGCCCGACATGTGAAGACACTAACTGCCAAAGCCCTGCACAAATACCGACGGTGACACCCGTTGCCGTGAGTCCGTTCATCTTGTTCCCCTCTGGTTAGACATGGACGAAAGCTACTCTTACATGTGCAGACTATAGAGAAATAAAACCTGATTGAGTGAAAGGGTATCGGGTCAAAGAAACAAATATTGCACTACCGCACACTGCGAAAAGATTGTTGAACATCATTCAACAAAAAGGCGAAATACGGCGAATTAAATTTAAGCGGGTTCTTTTATCAGATTATCGTTGCTATTCTCAATTCATCGAAAACAGCCACAAAAACCAGGGGAATGTGAATGACTATAAAAAATCTACCTGCCGACTATTTATTGGCTGCACAACAGGGCGATATCGATAAAGTAAAAACCTGTCTTGCGCTGGGTGTCGATATTAATACCTGCGATCGCCAGGGGAAAACGGCAATTACGCTGGCAAGTTTATATCAGCAATATGCTTGTGTTCAGGCATTAATTGATGCCGGGGCGGATATTAATAAACAAGACCTGACATGTTTAAATCCTTTTTTAATGAGCTGCCTGAACGGTGATTTAACGCTGCTACGAATTATTTTACCGGCTAAACCAGACCTTAATTGCGTCACCCGTTTCGGTGGTGTCGGCCTGACGCCTGCCTGTGAAAAAGGCCATTTAAGTATTGTGAAAGAGCTTTTGGCGCATACGGAGATTAACGTTAACCAGACCAACCATGTTGGCTGGACGCCGCTGCTGGAAGCGATTGTGCTTAACGATGGCGGTATTAAACAGCAGGCGATTGTCCAGTTATTGCTGGAACACGGTGCCAGCCCGCATCTGACCGATAAATATGGCAAAACGCCACTGGAACTGGCGCGGGAACGGGGCTTTGAAGAGATTGCGCAGTTACTGATTGCCGCAGGTGCATAAACCGGGAGGCTTGCTATCAACACACCAGAAAAACGGTGTGTGTGGGCGCTAACTGCGGATGCGGATTTTCTGGCGCAGCGGGGGCAAGGACAGGTTGAACAGGTCTTTGCCAGAGCGGTAAATATTGCGCTCCCGGCTCGCCAGCAGTTGCTGACGCTGCTTTGTGAAGAATACGACAATGCGCCAAACAGTTGTCGGTTGGCACTCACTCACTTTGATGGCCTGTTCCATCATGGCGAAAAAGTTCAGTTTGACGAGCACGGAATTACGATTGGTAAATATATTCATATAGATAAGCGTCGTTGCCAGCGTTGGCTGTCCCCAACCTTGCAAATGACCGCTGAGAATTTTCACCTTATCGCCTGGCAACAGTGGCACGACATTATTCATCAGCATCTGGGGGAAAATGAAACCCTGTTTAATTATCGCGGTGATAATCCGTTTTATCAGGCGTTAAATAAAGAATTACATATCAGGCGACGTGCTGTTATTCAGGCATTAAACGATAAACAAAATATCGCGTCAGCGGTCGCTAATATGATGGGGTTAGGGATTGGTCTGACACCTTCAGCCGATGATTATTTAACAGGTCTGGTGCTTGTTTTATTTATTTCCGGGCATCCGGCAGGAAAATGCAAAGAGGAATTTTATCTCGGCCTGCAACGCGGCAGAAATAATACCACGTTATTAAGTGCTATTACGCTGGAAGCCGCATTACAACAACGCTGTCGGGAAAATATTTACCATTTTATTCACGGCATCATTAATGACATCCCTGAGAACGCCACTCAGGCAATAGAAAAAATTAAACATATTGGCTCCAGTTCCGGCTGCGACATGCTGTATGGCATGGCCGATGGTTGTGCGCTGAGCCAAACCTACGGAGGGAATTATGTCAGTTAAAATAGTCATTAAACCGAATACCTATTTTGATTCTGTCTCGCTGATGTCCATCTCCACGCGTGCAAATAAACTCGACGGCGTCGAGCAGGCATTTGTGGCGATGGCGACCGAAATGAACAAAGGCGTGCTGAACAATTTAGGGCTGCTGACGCCGGAGCTGGAGCAGGCGAAAAACGGCGACCTGATGATCGTTATTAACGGCAAAGCGGGCGCGGACAACGAGCAGTTGCTGGTGGAGATTGAAGAACTGTTCAACAGCAAAGCGCAAAGTGGCTCGCATGAGGCGCGTTACGCCACCCTTGCCAGCGCCAAAAAGCATATCCCGGAAAGTAACCTGGCGGTGATTTCGGTCAACGGTCTGTTTGCCGCTCGCGAAGCGCGTCAGGCGCTGCAAAACGACCTCAACGTGATGTTGTTCTCCGATAACGTCTCGGTTGAAGATGAACTGGCGCTCAAGCAACTGGCCCACGAAAAAGGGCTGCTGATGATGGGGCCAGACTGTGGCACGGCGATTATCAACGGCGCGGCGCTCTGTTTTGGTAACGCCGTGCGTCGCGGCAACATCGGTATTGTTGGCGCATCCGGCACCGGCAGCCAGGAGCTGAGCGTCCGCATTCATGAATTTGGTGGCGGCGTTTCACAACTGATTGGCACCGGCGGGCGCGACCTGAGCGAGAAAATCGGCGGCCTGATGATGCTCGACGCCATCGGGATGCTGGAAAACGATCCGCAAACTGAAATTATCGCGCTGATTTCAAAACCTCCCGCGCCTGCGGTGGCCCGCAAAGTGCTGGAACGCGCACGTGCCT
The DNA window shown above is from Escherichia sp. E4742 and carries:
- a CDS encoding DUF1097 domain-containing protein, whose product is MNGLTATGVTVGICAGLWQLVSSHVGLSQGWELLGTIGFVAFCSFYAAGGGKSGFIKSLAVNYSGMVWAFFAALAAGWLASVSGLSAFWASVITTVPFSAVVVWQGRFWLLSFIPGGFLGMTLFFASGMNWTVTLLGFLAGNCVGIISEYGGQKLSEATTKRDGY
- a CDS encoding ankyrin repeat domain-containing protein, with the protein product MTIKNLPADYLLAAQQGDIDKVKTCLALGVDINTCDRQGKTAITLASLYQQYACVQALIDAGADINKQDLTCLNPFLMSCLNGDLTLLRIILPAKPDLNCVTRFGGVGLTPACEKGHLSIVKELLAHTEINVNQTNHVGWTPLLEAIVLNDGGIKQQAIVQLLLEHGASPHLTDKYGKTPLELARERGFEEIAQLLIAAGA
- the fdrA gene encoding acyl-CoA synthetase FdrA, producing MSVKIVIKPNTYFDSVSLMSISTRANKLDGVEQAFVAMATEMNKGVLNNLGLLTPELEQAKNGDLMIVINGKAGADNEQLLVEIEELFNSKAQSGSHEARYATLASAKKHIPESNLAVISVNGLFAAREARQALQNDLNVMLFSDNVSVEDELALKQLAHEKGLLMMGPDCGTAIINGAALCFGNAVRRGNIGIVGASGTGSQELSVRIHEFGGGVSQLIGTGGRDLSEKIGGLMMLDAIGMLENDPQTEIIALISKPPAPAVARKVLERARACRKPVVVCFLGRVETPVDEQGLQFARGTKEAALKAVMLSGVKQENLDLHTLNQPLIADVRARLQPQQKYIRGLFCGGTLCDETMFAVMEKHGDVYSNIQPDPEFRLKDINRSIKHTFLDFGDDDFTNGKPHPMIDPTNRISRLIEEARDPEVAVIVMDFVLGFGSHEDPVGSTIEAIKEAKAIAAAEGRELIILAYVLGTDLDTPSLEQQSQMLLDAGVILASSSTNTGLLAREFICKGEEA
- a CDS encoding DUF2877 domain-containing protein: MWALTADADFLAQRGQGQVEQVFARAVNIALPARQQLLTLLCEEYDNAPNSCRLALTHFDGLFHHGEKVQFDEHGITIGKYIHIDKRRCQRWLSPTLQMTAENFHLIAWQQWHDIIHQHLGENETLFNYRGDNPFYQALNKELHIRRRAVIQALNDKQNIASAVANMMGLGIGLTPSADDYLTGLVLVLFISGHPAGKCKEEFYLGLQRGRNNTTLLSAITLEAALQQRCRENIYHFIHGIINDIPENATQAIEKIKHIGSSSGCDMLYGMADGCALSQTYGGNYVS
- a CDS encoding EAL domain-containing protein, with the translated sequence MASHDLSVFLEEFGATVNLTLPGIVSEKERLLLKLLMEGMSVTEISQYRNRSAKTISHQKKQLYEKLGIQSDITFWRDIFFQYHPQVTTATGNKNKIYLPDNRCHHIVTPEAISLALENHEFKPWIQPVFCAQTGVLTGCEVLVRWEHPQTGIIPPDQFIPLAESSGLIVIMTRQLMKQTADILMPVKHLLPDNFHIGINVSAGCFLAAGFEKECLNLVKKLGNDKIKLVLELTERNPIPVTPEARAIFDSLHQHNITFALDDFGTGYATYRYLQAFPVDFIKIDKSFVQMASVDEISGHIVDNIVELARKPGLSIVAEGVETQEQADLMIGKGVHFLQGYLYSPPVPGNKFISEWVMKAGG
- a CDS encoding LysR substrate-binding domain-containing protein yields the protein MNSIFTEENLLAFTTAARFGSFSKAAEELGLTTSAISYTIKRMETGLDVVLFTRSTRSIELTESGRYFFRKATDLLNDFYAIKRSIDTISQGIEARVRICINQLLYTPKHTARLLQVLKKQFPTCQITVTTEVYNGVWDAIINNQANIAIGAPDTLLDGGGIDYTEIGAIRWAFAIAPNHPLAFVPEPIAESQLRLYPNIMVEDTAHTINKKVGWLLHGQESILVPDFNTKCQCQILGEGIGFLPDYMVREAMAQSLLVTRQIHNPRQDSRMLLATQHSATGQVTQWVKKQFTPKGILTEIYQDLLHREN